The Trichomycterus rosablanca isolate fTriRos1 chromosome 22, fTriRos1.hap1, whole genome shotgun sequence genome has a window encoding:
- the rln3a gene encoding relaxin-3a, with amino-acid sequence MWNAALLALCLLLAGVRAIDRPSYGVKLCGREFIRAVIFTCGGSRWRRSITSTDELSLDTFSSDFNDAADSWGRSSGPNFFFQHDSEPDSFGMAQNGQEGDGFSRPVRSLISDDVLEALRSSSRMGRDVVIGLSNACCKWGCSKSEISSLC; translated from the exons ATGTGGAACGCTGCACTTCTAGCTTTGTGTCTGCTGCTGGCTGGCGTGAGGGCAATAGATCGGCCCTCGTATGGTGTTAAACTGTGTGGCCGGGAGTTTATTCGTGCTGTCATCTTCACCTGCGGAGGATCACGTTGGAGACGCTCCATCACAAGCACAG ATGAACTAAGTCTAGACACCTTCAGCTCAGACTTCAACGATGCTGCAGATAGCTGGGGTCGGTCCTCTGGTCCAAACTTCTTCTTCCAACACGACTCTGAGCCCGATTCTTTTGGAATGGCACAAAATGGGCAGGAAGGTGATGGGTTCAGCCGGCCTGTTCGCTCCCTCATCTCGGATGACGTACTGGAAGCCCTGCGAAGCTCCAGCAGGATGGGCCGAGACGTGGTAATAGGACTGTCCAATGCCTGCTGCAAGTGGGGCTGCAGCAAAAGTGAGATTAGCTCCCTGTGCTGA